The proteins below come from a single Mesobacillus jeotgali genomic window:
- a CDS encoding DNA translocase FtsK, with amino-acid sequence MAKRKRRQSRKKNILKTTVQYELAGLALLALAIIAMADLGAVGRAVVMFFRFFFGEWYMLSLVGLVVFSIYIMWKRSLPFIFHTKLIGTYLILSAILLLSHVTLFELLSNGGKFEDPSVIKNTFDLYVMEAKGETSTTDLGGGMIGAVMFALFYFLFDAAGSQLIAFLLIIIGAILVTGKTFSEVAGKILTPIGSFIKDQWISFIEDVKQWKENHQYKKMEKMQAKQAEKENSQAVPKEAPVEKTIELTEGPAPEPIISSFAERAYANTPEAQPQEAEKKAKTAQDTGDAGEELTQPITFTEVENTSYELPPIDILKLPNKTDQSGEYEMIHANAAKLERTFHSFGVKARVTQVHLGPAVTKYEVHPDVGVKVSRIVSLNDDLALALAAKDIRIEAPIPGKSAIGIEVPNSEVAMVSLREVIDSKQHNKPGSKLQIGLGRDITGEAVLAELNKMPHLLVAGATGSGKSVCINGIITSILMKAKPHEVKLMMIDPKMVELNVYNGVPHLLAPVVTDAKKASQALKKVVSEMERRYELFSHTGTRNIEGYNEYIKKYNNEEDANQPLLPFIVVIVDELADLMMVASSDVEDSITRLAQMARAAGIHLIIATQRPSVDVITGVIKANIPSRIAFAVSSMTDSRTILDMGGAEKLLGRGDMLFLPVGASKPVRVQGAFLSDEEVEEVVNYVIGQQKAQYQEEMIPEDIPENTSEVEDDLYGDAVDLVVEMQTASVSMLQRRFRIGYSRAARLIDEMELRGVVGPYEGSKPRTVLVAKSEEA; translated from the coding sequence ATGGCCAAAAGGAAAAGACGGCAATCGAGAAAAAAGAATATTTTGAAAACAACAGTTCAATATGAACTTGCCGGGTTAGCATTGCTCGCATTGGCCATCATAGCGATGGCGGATTTGGGTGCTGTTGGAAGGGCGGTCGTGATGTTTTTCCGCTTTTTCTTCGGAGAATGGTATATGCTCAGCCTGGTCGGGCTGGTCGTGTTCAGTATTTATATCATGTGGAAACGAAGCCTGCCCTTTATTTTCCACACCAAATTGATTGGTACATATCTGATTCTCAGTGCAATCTTGTTATTAAGCCATGTGACGTTATTCGAACTATTATCGAATGGAGGCAAGTTTGAGGATCCAAGTGTCATTAAAAATACATTTGATTTATATGTCATGGAGGCTAAAGGTGAGACAAGCACAACAGACCTTGGAGGCGGGATGATTGGGGCTGTGATGTTTGCTTTGTTTTATTTTCTGTTTGATGCAGCTGGCTCCCAATTGATTGCGTTTCTGTTAATCATCATAGGCGCGATACTCGTTACTGGGAAAACCTTTAGTGAAGTTGCCGGAAAAATACTTACACCTATCGGCAGTTTTATCAAAGACCAATGGATTTCATTCATTGAAGACGTGAAGCAATGGAAAGAAAATCACCAGTATAAAAAGATGGAAAAAATGCAGGCGAAGCAAGCTGAAAAAGAGAACAGCCAGGCAGTTCCTAAGGAAGCACCAGTTGAAAAAACTATTGAACTTACCGAGGGGCCGGCCCCGGAGCCAATCATATCCAGCTTTGCGGAGCGAGCCTATGCAAACACCCCTGAAGCACAGCCGCAGGAGGCGGAGAAGAAGGCTAAAACCGCACAGGACACAGGTGATGCTGGTGAAGAATTGACACAACCTATTACTTTTACTGAGGTAGAGAATACCTCATACGAGCTTCCGCCGATTGATATATTGAAGCTGCCGAATAAAACCGACCAGAGCGGAGAATATGAAATGATCCATGCCAATGCGGCCAAGCTTGAACGTACATTCCACAGCTTTGGTGTAAAGGCAAGGGTAACTCAGGTTCACCTAGGACCTGCTGTTACAAAGTATGAAGTCCACCCAGATGTCGGTGTCAAGGTCAGCAGAATTGTAAGTCTGAACGATGATTTGGCATTAGCTCTGGCTGCGAAGGATATCAGGATCGAAGCCCCTATACCCGGAAAGTCAGCCATTGGAATCGAAGTGCCTAATTCCGAGGTGGCAATGGTTTCTTTACGGGAAGTTATTGATTCCAAACAGCACAACAAACCTGGGTCAAAACTTCAAATTGGTTTAGGGCGCGATATTACCGGGGAGGCAGTGCTGGCAGAATTAAATAAAATGCCTCACCTTTTGGTTGCCGGTGCTACCGGAAGCGGGAAAAGTGTATGTATTAACGGGATTATCACGAGTATTCTGATGAAAGCAAAGCCTCACGAAGTTAAATTGATGATGATCGATCCGAAAATGGTAGAGCTGAATGTTTATAATGGGGTGCCACATTTGCTGGCTCCTGTTGTGACAGATGCGAAGAAAGCATCCCAGGCACTCAAAAAAGTGGTCAGTGAAATGGAAAGGCGCTATGAGCTTTTCTCGCACACTGGAACAAGGAACATAGAGGGCTACAATGAATATATTAAGAAATACAATAACGAAGAAGATGCGAACCAGCCTTTACTTCCATTCATTGTCGTAATTGTGGACGAGCTTGCGGACTTGATGATGGTGGCATCATCTGATGTTGAAGATTCGATTACACGTCTTGCACAAATGGCCCGTGCTGCGGGGATTCATCTCATCATAGCTACGCAAAGGCCGTCAGTTGATGTTATAACAGGGGTAATCAAAGCGAATATTCCTTCAAGAATAGCATTTGCAGTGTCTTCAATGACAGACTCAAGAACGATTCTGGATATGGGCGGTGCTGAGAAGCTGCTCGGAAGAGGTGACATGCTGTTCCTGCCTGTAGGGGCATCCAAACCTGTCAGGGTGCAGGGAGCTTTCCTCTCGGATGAAGAGGTTGAAGAAGTTGTCAACTACGTGATTGGCCAACAGAAGGCGCAGTATCAGGAGGAAATGATTCCTGAAGATATACCTGAGAACACGTCAGAGGTTGAGGATGATTTGTACGGTGATGCAGTAGACCTTGTGGTTGAAATGCAGACAGCTTCTGTATCTATGCTGCAGCGAAGGTTCAGGATTGGGTACTCTCGTGCAGCAAGACTGATTGATGAAATGGAGCTGCGAGGTGTAGTTGGGCCCTATGAAGGAAGCAAGCCGCGGACCGTCCTGGTGGCTAAGTCCGAAGAGGCATAA
- a CDS encoding ABC transporter ATP-binding protein translates to MSYVVEMLNIRKEFPGIVANDNVTLTLKKGEIHALLGENGAGKSTLMGVLFGMYQPERGVIKVNGQEVKITNPNVANRLGIGMVHQHFKLVENFTVTENIILGSEPLRGMVLDIDKAAKRIEKLSKHYGLNVDPHAKIEDISVGMQQRVEILKMLYREADVLILDEPTAVLTPAEIDELMKIMRNLIKEGKSIIIITHKLKEIKAVADRCTVIRRGKGIGTVNVAEASEASLAEMMVGRQVSFKVNKKESTPAEVVLKIDSLSVKNNRKVMGLKEFSLEVREGEIVGIAGVEGNGQTELVEAITGLRKAESGSILLYGDEIINLPIRQRNEKGISHIPEDRQKRGLVLDYSLVSNMVLQIYNKKPFSRNGLLNVPAMKAYAQNILTNFDVRSGEGAASIARTLSGGNQQKAIIGRELELDPKLLIAVQPTRGLDVGSIEYIHKRIIEHRDKGNAVLLISLELDEVLQLSDRIAVVNNGELVGIVNAAETDENEVGLMMAGVSKERSI, encoded by the coding sequence ATGAGTTATGTAGTTGAGATGTTGAATATCCGGAAAGAGTTTCCGGGTATCGTAGCCAACGATAATGTTACCCTTACCCTAAAAAAAGGGGAAATACATGCATTATTGGGTGAAAACGGTGCAGGGAAGTCAACCTTAATGGGTGTTCTGTTCGGTATGTACCAGCCTGAACGAGGCGTAATAAAAGTAAATGGACAAGAAGTTAAGATTACGAATCCTAATGTGGCAAACCGTTTGGGAATCGGAATGGTGCACCAGCATTTCAAGCTGGTTGAGAACTTCACTGTAACAGAAAACATCATTTTGGGCAGTGAGCCACTTAGAGGCATGGTGCTTGATATTGATAAAGCAGCAAAAAGAATTGAAAAATTATCAAAGCATTATGGATTGAATGTTGATCCTCATGCGAAAATTGAAGATATCTCAGTAGGTATGCAGCAAAGAGTCGAGATTTTGAAGATGCTTTATCGTGAAGCGGATGTTCTGATTTTGGATGAGCCAACAGCTGTTTTAACACCAGCAGAAATTGATGAATTGATGAAAATTATGCGCAATCTTATTAAAGAAGGCAAGTCTATTATTATTATCACTCATAAATTGAAAGAAATTAAAGCGGTTGCTGACCGTTGTACGGTAATCCGCCGCGGTAAAGGCATTGGCACTGTCAATGTGGCAGAAGCAAGTGAGGCTAGTCTTGCAGAAATGATGGTCGGACGTCAGGTCTCTTTTAAAGTGAATAAGAAAGAAAGTACTCCTGCTGAGGTAGTACTTAAAATAGATTCTTTGTCAGTCAAAAATAATAGAAAAGTAATGGGATTAAAGGAATTTTCACTGGAAGTCCGAGAGGGAGAAATTGTTGGTATTGCCGGCGTTGAAGGCAATGGCCAGACAGAGCTTGTGGAAGCTATCACTGGTCTAAGGAAAGCAGAGTCCGGGTCAATCCTTCTTTATGGTGACGAAATCATTAATCTTCCAATCCGTCAGAGAAATGAAAAAGGAATCAGCCATATTCCGGAGGACAGGCAAAAGCGCGGTCTTGTACTGGATTACTCGCTTGTCTCAAACATGGTGCTCCAAATTTATAATAAGAAACCTTTCTCTAGGAATGGATTATTAAATGTGCCTGCAATGAAAGCGTATGCTCAAAATATACTGACAAACTTTGATGTGCGTTCAGGCGAAGGTGCTGCTTCGATTGCCAGAACACTATCAGGTGGGAACCAGCAAAAAGCAATTATCGGAAGAGAGCTTGAACTTGATCCGAAGCTTTTGATCGCGGTTCAGCCAACACGCGGTCTTGATGTTGGGTCAATCGAATACATCCATAAAAGGATTATTGAACACCGTGATAAAGGCAACGCAGTTTTGCTGATTTCATTGGAACTTGATGAGGTTTTACAGTTATCAGATCGTATCGCGGTTGTAAACAATGGTGAACTGGTAGGAATCGTAAATGCAGCTGAAACTGACGAAAATGAAGTAGGTCTAATGATGGCAGGCGTGTCTAAGGAGAGAAGCATATGA
- a CDS encoding BMP family lipoprotein, giving the protein MKKRKFGLVMSLLLAAGTMLAGCGSDDGGSTGGKESDLRVGMVTDAGTIDDKSFNQGTWEGILKAEEDLGVKTKYLKPAGTTEAEYLKEIGNLYDAEYKFIITPGFKFETAVFQAQDKYEDAKFVIIDGNPHNGDFNPVVKDNTVAVFFAEHESGFLAGVAAAVELKEGEAGFIGGMEIPAVQKFNWGFQQGLKYANENLDTNVTMKAENVVYQGSFDNAAAGGQIAAQFYDRGVDVIFTAAGGVGVGAINEAKNRAKAGENVWIVGVDVDQFEDGKYDGDKSVILTSAMKKLDQVAFDMVQAEIDGKFPGGETLTFDAKNDGIGLPEENPNLSEETMGKVKEAYDKIKSEEITVSAEQGDLFK; this is encoded by the coding sequence TTGAAAAAGCGTAAATTTGGTTTGGTAATGTCATTGCTTTTAGCAGCAGGTACAATGTTGGCAGGTTGCGGAAGCGACGATGGCGGTTCTACTGGTGGAAAAGAATCAGACTTAAGAGTAGGTATGGTAACTGACGCAGGTACGATTGATGACAAATCTTTCAACCAAGGTACTTGGGAAGGAATCCTGAAAGCTGAGGAAGATCTAGGCGTAAAGACAAAGTACCTTAAGCCAGCTGGAACGACTGAAGCAGAATACTTAAAAGAAATCGGCAACTTATATGATGCAGAATATAAGTTTATCATTACACCGGGCTTTAAATTCGAAACAGCAGTATTCCAAGCCCAAGATAAATATGAAGATGCTAAATTCGTCATCATTGACGGAAATCCACACAACGGAGACTTTAATCCAGTTGTAAAAGATAACACTGTTGCTGTATTCTTCGCTGAGCATGAGTCCGGCTTCCTTGCTGGTGTAGCTGCAGCGGTTGAATTGAAAGAAGGCGAAGCAGGCTTTATCGGTGGTATGGAAATCCCTGCTGTACAAAAGTTCAACTGGGGCTTCCAACAAGGTCTTAAATATGCAAATGAAAACCTTGACACGAATGTAACAATGAAAGCTGAAAACGTTGTATATCAAGGTTCATTTGACAACGCTGCTGCTGGTGGACAAATCGCGGCTCAATTCTATGATCGTGGCGTAGATGTTATCTTTACTGCTGCAGGTGGTGTTGGTGTTGGTGCGATCAACGAAGCGAAGAACCGTGCTAAGGCTGGAGAAAATGTCTGGATCGTCGGTGTTGACGTTGACCAGTTCGAAGATGGTAAGTACGATGGCGACAAGTCTGTCATCCTGACTTCAGCAATGAAGAAGCTAGACCAGGTTGCTTTTGATATGGTCCAAGCTGAAATCGATGGCAAATTCCCAGGTGGAGAAACATTAACGTTTGATGCTAAGAACGATGGAATCGGTCTTCCTGAGGAAAACCCTAACCTAAGCGAAGAAACTATGGGCAAGGTTAAGGAAGCTTACGACAAGATTAAATCAGAAGAAATCACAGTCTCTGCTGAACAAGGAGATTTATTTAAGTAA
- a CDS encoding ABC transporter permease: MWSIIEQIFPYAIIFTIPLLITALGGLFSERSGIVNIALEGLMVIGAFSGALSIHYLSGVLDNHTLVLWLGLLAAVLAGVLFSILHAFASINLNANQIISGTAINLIATALTVFLARNITGSGNIRISSGFSPWDVPFLSDIPVIGDLFFTKTYPTTWLVLIILFASSFILYKTKFGLRLRSCGEFPQAAEAAGINVRRIRYSGVLISGAFAGLGGALIIVTQSGEFTGTVAGLGFLALASLIFGQWKPLGVLAATLFFGFASTIANVSQVIPELAVIPPILLKIFPYVVTLIALVIFSKSSQAPKAVGETFDSGKR, encoded by the coding sequence ATGTGGTCAATAATAGAACAAATTTTTCCTTACGCGATTATCTTTACAATTCCTCTTCTAATAACGGCGCTTGGCGGACTTTTTAGTGAACGAAGCGGTATTGTTAATATCGCCCTTGAGGGATTGATGGTCATTGGAGCCTTTTCTGGTGCGCTGTCCATCCACTACCTGAGCGGCGTATTGGACAACCACACATTGGTACTTTGGCTGGGATTGCTGGCTGCTGTACTTGCTGGTGTGCTATTCTCCATCTTGCATGCTTTTGCCAGCATTAATCTTAATGCCAATCAAATCATCAGTGGTACGGCAATTAACCTGATTGCTACTGCACTGACAGTGTTCCTTGCAAGGAATATTACTGGTAGTGGAAACATTCGGATCTCAAGCGGTTTTTCACCATGGGATGTTCCTTTCCTTTCTGATATACCTGTAATCGGAGATTTATTTTTCACAAAGACATATCCAACAACATGGTTGGTATTGATTATTCTTTTTGCAAGTTCATTCATTTTATATAAGACAAAGTTTGGACTTCGTCTGCGCTCCTGTGGTGAATTCCCACAAGCAGCCGAAGCAGCCGGGATCAATGTCAGGAGAATCCGTTACAGCGGGGTCCTGATTTCTGGAGCTTTCGCCGGTCTAGGCGGAGCCTTGATTATCGTCACCCAGTCTGGTGAATTCACAGGAACTGTTGCAGGTCTAGGCTTCCTTGCACTTGCTTCTTTGATTTTCGGTCAGTGGAAGCCGCTAGGTGTGCTTGCAGCGACTCTCTTCTTTGGATTTGCCAGTACGATTGCAAACGTGTCTCAAGTAATTCCAGAGTTGGCTGTTATTCCGCCAATCTTGTTGAAGATTTTCCCTTATGTAGTGACGCTAATCGCACTTGTTATCTTCTCCAAGTCATCACAAGCACCAAAAGCAGTTGGAGAAACATTCGACAGCGGCAAACGTTAA
- a CDS encoding GGDEF domain-containing protein: MKLSLYMDDRETEKIFSYLRWIFLLVGILVFYFPPLADRLNFTKETFPLLLSIGFVYMTVAQVALIKMSAGNEYFNLLTKAGIIFDYIALMWLLALTNGVISPLFPIAYLVVMHATIYWRTKGAILSSISLTIGYTTIYAFQAQFDFHTTFVFILNLVFIWIIGVFGSLIVIRERKHLKQKEIFHELMFTDYLTGLYNHRHFQEQLRVLVNARQNFLLVMGDIDHFKQINDQFGHLAGDEILKKIGSIFQELATDYDAQAFRYGGEEFAFLLPAIEEPEQIRFFDALYERLSAEKFSKECKSVTMSFGIASSKGSVLPDKLLGYTDQLLYSAKANGKNQAKFESGYTYFYSQAKDEIAASRQ; encoded by the coding sequence ATGAAGCTATCATTATATATGGACGATCGTGAAACGGAAAAAATCTTTTCTTATTTACGCTGGATATTCCTATTGGTAGGGATTCTAGTATTCTACTTTCCCCCATTGGCGGACAGGCTGAATTTTACAAAAGAAACATTTCCTTTATTGCTTTCAATTGGATTTGTCTATATGACCGTTGCGCAGGTTGCTTTGATAAAAATGTCGGCGGGAAACGAGTATTTCAATTTACTTACAAAGGCTGGCATCATTTTCGATTATATTGCCCTAATGTGGCTTCTCGCCTTGACAAATGGAGTCATTTCCCCGCTTTTTCCGATTGCTTATTTGGTCGTCATGCATGCGACCATTTACTGGCGGACAAAGGGGGCGATATTATCTTCGATTTCGTTAACAATAGGGTACACAACTATTTATGCCTTCCAGGCTCAATTTGACTTTCATACAACATTTGTCTTTATTTTAAATCTTGTCTTCATATGGATCATCGGTGTGTTTGGTTCATTGATTGTCATACGTGAAAGGAAGCATTTGAAACAGAAAGAAATTTTTCATGAGCTGATGTTCACTGATTATTTAACAGGCTTATATAATCATCGCCATTTTCAGGAACAATTAAGGGTTTTAGTAAATGCGCGGCAAAATTTCCTGTTGGTCATGGGAGATATTGATCACTTTAAGCAAATCAATGACCAGTTCGGCCACTTAGCGGGAGATGAAATCTTAAAAAAAATTGGAAGCATTTTTCAAGAATTGGCGACTGACTATGATGCGCAGGCTTTCCGTTATGGCGGAGAGGAATTTGCCTTTCTTTTACCTGCTATCGAGGAACCAGAACAAATCCGCTTTTTTGATGCCCTTTACGAAAGATTATCTGCTGAAAAGTTCAGTAAAGAATGCAAAAGTGTCACGATGAGCTTTGGGATTGCTTCATCAAAAGGTTCAGTCTTGCCGGATAAACTTCTTGGTTATACTGACCAGCTTTTATACAGTGCAAAAGCAAACGGAAAAAATCAGGCTAAATTCGAATCTGGTTATACATATTTTTACTCGCAGGCAAAAGATGAAATCGCTGCTTCCAGACAATAA
- a CDS encoding GntR family transcriptional regulator — translation MSIKSDNRHLYLQVIDHLKQDIQKGIYKEREKLPSEFDLAKQLGVSRATLREALRILEEENVIVRRHGVGTFVNAKPLFESGIEQLNSVTGMIEQAGMKPGTIFLNSTTTGPTEEDIRRFSCSLDDEITLVERVRTANGEPVVYCLDKIPSSILPEDSSFEDESLLHLLEIKSNRKVTYAVAQIEPIGYHEKISPILECAPETALLVLKQMHFDENDVPILYSVNYFKADKFSFHVLRRRI, via the coding sequence ATGTCGATCAAGTCAGATAACCGGCACCTGTATTTACAAGTAATCGATCACCTAAAGCAAGATATTCAAAAAGGTATATATAAAGAAAGAGAAAAATTGCCTTCTGAATTCGATCTTGCCAAACAGCTTGGAGTCAGCAGAGCTACACTAAGAGAAGCATTGCGAATACTTGAAGAAGAAAATGTCATTGTTCGCAGGCATGGTGTAGGGACCTTTGTGAACGCCAAACCATTGTTTGAGTCAGGTATCGAACAGCTTAACAGCGTGACTGGGATGATTGAGCAGGCAGGGATGAAGCCTGGTACAATCTTTTTAAACTCAACGACTACTGGGCCAACCGAAGAAGATATTCGTCGTTTCTCATGCTCGCTTGATGATGAAATCACACTCGTCGAAAGGGTCAGAACTGCAAATGGGGAGCCTGTTGTCTATTGTTTGGACAAGATTCCTTCAAGTATCCTGCCGGAAGATTCTTCTTTTGAAGATGAATCATTGCTTCATCTTCTTGAGATTAAATCGAACCGGAAGGTGACATATGCGGTAGCTCAAATCGAGCCAATTGGCTATCATGAGAAGATTTCACCCATCCTCGAATGCGCGCCGGAAACTGCATTGCTTGTTTTGAAGCAGATGCATTTCGACGAGAACGACGTTCCGATTCTTTATTCGGTCAATTACTTTAAAGCCGACAAGTTCAGTTTTCATGTCCTTAGAAGAAGAATTTAA
- the yfmF gene encoding EF-P 5-aminopentanol modification-associated protein YfmF — MAVISESIKDMKGYKLHIVKTEKFKTNTIVWKMKAPLTSEDVTKRALLPYVLQSSSKAYPSTSKFRSYLDELYGANLYVDVSKKGEYQVLSFSLEIANEKFLSDPDPLLKKGLQLMAEILVNPLAENGAFDKETVEKEKRTLKQRIQAVYDDKMRYSNFRLVQEMCKDEPYALHVNGEIDDIPQIDEKNLYEYYKKAFAEDELDLFIIGDVDQAEVQSFAQDLLQFDQRAPKLVEASKSVSVEEKTVKDKEDVKQGKLNIGYRTNVLYGDKDYYALQVFNGIFGGFSHSKLFLNVREKNSLAYYVASRLESHKGLMMVMSGIEFENFELAVKIIREQMQAMQSGDFTDQEIEQTKAVIENQMLETMDTARGMVEVLYHNVVSRQSVSLDDWLQGMSKTTKEEIVAVAKKVQLDTVYFLTGLEADK, encoded by the coding sequence ATGGCTGTCATTTCAGAATCAATCAAGGATATGAAAGGCTACAAGCTCCATATTGTCAAAACTGAAAAATTCAAAACAAATACAATTGTCTGGAAGATGAAGGCTCCGCTTACCAGTGAGGATGTAACGAAAAGGGCGCTGCTTCCGTACGTGCTGCAAAGCAGTTCCAAGGCTTACCCATCGACTTCGAAGTTTCGATCTTATCTTGATGAGCTTTACGGTGCAAATTTATATGTAGATGTTTCAAAAAAGGGAGAATATCAGGTCCTCAGTTTTTCCCTTGAAATAGCAAATGAAAAGTTCCTCAGCGACCCTGATCCTTTGCTGAAAAAAGGATTGCAATTGATGGCGGAGATACTGGTGAATCCGCTGGCTGAAAATGGGGCTTTTGACAAAGAGACTGTTGAAAAGGAGAAACGCACATTAAAACAGCGGATCCAGGCCGTCTATGATGATAAAATGAGATACTCCAATTTCAGGCTTGTACAGGAAATGTGCAAGGATGAACCATATGCGCTCCATGTCAATGGTGAAATTGATGATATTCCGCAAATTGACGAGAAGAACCTTTATGAATACTATAAGAAAGCCTTTGCGGAAGATGAGCTTGACCTATTTATCATTGGGGATGTTGATCAGGCTGAAGTCCAGTCGTTTGCACAGGACCTCCTGCAATTTGATCAGCGTGCACCTAAACTGGTTGAGGCTTCGAAAAGTGTTTCCGTGGAAGAAAAAACCGTCAAGGACAAAGAGGACGTCAAACAGGGTAAGCTGAATATCGGCTACAGGACGAATGTTCTTTATGGTGATAAAGATTATTATGCACTCCAGGTTTTCAATGGGATTTTCGGAGGGTTTTCACATTCTAAATTATTTTTGAACGTGCGTGAAAAAAATAGTCTTGCCTATTATGTCGCAAGCCGTCTTGAAAGCCACAAAGGATTAATGATGGTCATGTCAGGCATTGAATTTGAAAATTTTGAGCTGGCTGTAAAAATAATCCGTGAGCAAATGCAAGCGATGCAGTCTGGCGATTTTACCGACCAGGAAATCGAACAGACGAAAGCTGTGATCGAAAACCAAATGCTTGAAACTATGGATACGGCAAGAGGGATGGTTGAGGTCCTCTATCATAATGTTGTGTCGCGTCAAAGTGTCAGCCTCGATGACTGGCTTCAGGGCATGAGTAAAACCACAAAAGAAGAAATCGTTGCTGTAGCCAAAAAGGTTCAGCTTGATACGGTCTACTTCTTAACTGGATTGGAGGCGGACAAATAA
- a CDS encoding ABC transporter permease, which produces MRNTIVSLISIILGLVAGGILMLFIGSNPIEGYSYLLQGALKNLERIGNTLATATPLVFTGLSVAFAFRTGLFNIGASGQMLAGGLAATAVALTFDLSGPVNLLAMVLAGLVAGALWAFIPGLLKAKFNVHEVVSTIMMNWIAYWTIYYIVPGYFKGEFLETESKKLAESDTLRTPFLTEMFDGSYINLGLFLAVIAVIIIAFIIDKTTLGFELKAVGFNRFAAEYAGMKVNRNIILSMLISGALAGVGGVALYTGNASSIQIGILPSQGYDGIAVALLGANHPVGVFFAAVLFGILYSGTGFMNAMTEIPPELANTIIAIIIYFAATSVMIERLLNKFKAKKSNKEDKRGPVVEKGDS; this is translated from the coding sequence ATGAGAAATACCATCGTATCATTAATATCCATTATTCTAGGTCTGGTGGCCGGGGGAATCTTAATGCTTTTCATCGGAAGCAATCCGATCGAGGGCTATTCCTATTTGCTTCAAGGAGCACTGAAGAATTTGGAACGTATCGGTAATACTCTGGCAACAGCAACACCGCTTGTATTCACAGGTTTGTCTGTCGCCTTTGCGTTCCGTACTGGTCTTTTTAACATTGGCGCCTCTGGACAAATGCTGGCTGGAGGACTTGCTGCAACAGCTGTCGCCTTAACTTTTGATCTATCCGGACCTGTAAACCTTTTAGCAATGGTACTGGCGGGTCTGGTTGCTGGTGCTTTGTGGGCATTCATTCCTGGTTTGCTGAAAGCGAAATTCAATGTTCACGAGGTTGTTTCCACAATCATGATGAACTGGATTGCCTACTGGACGATCTACTATATTGTCCCAGGATATTTCAAGGGAGAATTCCTGGAGACAGAATCTAAGAAACTGGCAGAATCAGATACTTTGAGAACGCCATTCTTAACTGAAATGTTTGACGGGTCTTATATTAACCTGGGTCTTTTCCTTGCAGTCATTGCAGTTATTATCATTGCCTTTATCATTGATAAGACGACATTGGGCTTCGAGTTAAAGGCGGTTGGTTTTAACCGATTTGCTGCAGAATATGCAGGTATGAAAGTTAACCGTAACATTATTCTATCCATGTTGATTTCTGGTGCACTTGCGGGTGTTGGCGGGGTAGCGTTGTATACAGGAAATGCTTCTAGTATTCAAATAGGTATTCTGCCTTCTCAAGGTTATGACGGCATCGCGGTAGCCCTTCTTGGCGCCAACCATCCTGTAGGGGTATTCTTCGCAGCGGTACTGTTCGGAATTTTATACTCTGGAACAGGATTCATGAACGCAATGACGGAGATTCCGCCTGAATTGGCAAATACCATTATCGCGATCATCATTTATTTTGCTGCAACAAGTGTTATGATTGAGCGTCTTCTGAACAAATTCAAGGCGAAAAAATCTAACAAAGAAGATAAACGTGGTCCTGTAGTCGAGAAGGGAGATTCTTAA